The window CAGAAGCCTTTTCAGTTCGTCCATCTGTTCTTCGTTGTGCTGGCTGCGGCCGGCCGTGTCAATCAGCACCAGTTCCTTGTCTTTGTGCCTGTTGATGCATTTTTTCAGTTCGCCGGCCGAATACACCACGTCCATGGGAACATTCAGTATCGTTGCGTATGTCCTCAATTGTTCCACCGCCGCTATCCTGTAAGTATCCGCTGTTATAAAAGCTGTGTCAACATTGTCCGCCAAGGCAAATTTCGCCGCCAGCTTTGCCAGCGTGGTGGTCTTGCCAACTCCCGTCGGCCCTACCAGGGCGACTTTCTTGCAGCCGGGGACGGCAACCTTTATGCCGCCGGACGGCCTTATATAATCAATCAAGCGATCATGGAGCATTTTTTTGATCGCTCCCGGGTTTTTATTCAATATGGCCAGGGAAGCCGGAAACCCTTTTAAAATCTGCTCCGCGAGCCCAGGCGCAATTTCTTTCTTTACAAGATAATCATACCACGGATTGGCCGCATTTGTCTTGGTTTTTGATAAAAGTTGTTCCAGCATCTGACGGATGCCGGCAAGTTCGCTTTTCAAATCCTCGCCCGAGCCCTCGGCAGATTCCGTTTTGGGAACGGGCAAGCTGTCTGCGCCTGTTGCGGCGCTTGCCTTTTCCTTTGCCGGCGCGGCGGAGACGGCAGCCACCTCCGGTTTTGCCGGCGCGGCGCCAGTTACAATCCTCTCCGGCACCAGCGGCTCGATCACTTTTTGCATCTCGGCGTATACGGCGCCGGCGGAAGCGGCCGGCTCTGCCGGCGCAAAGCTATGCGCCGCCGCGGCGGGCTTTTCCACGACCGGCGCCGCCGGCTTGGCCCTTACCAGCGATTTTACTGCGATCTCCCGCGGCGGGCCGGCGGGTTTCGCCGCCGGTTTGCTTGCCGGACGGGCTGCTTCGCTGCGACTTGCCGACGCTGCGCGCAAATTGCCGGATGCTGTAACCGCCGGCTGCTCGTCCTCCGCCACCGCCGCCACTTCAACGATTTCACGCCCGAATATCCAGCCTTTGCGGAGTTTCTTGGTATAAAGTATGATCGCGTCCCGCCCCAATGCTTCTTTCACCTGGCTAACCGCTTCCTGCATAGTTGAGGCTGTAAATATCCGGTATCTCATCTATATCTTCACCATTCCCATAGCTTGTATCTCCGTCTTTGGCTCAAGTTCGGCATAAGACAAAACTGTAAGGCCGGGGGCGGAACGTTCCACTATCCTGCGCACATAGAGCCTGGCGTTAGGATTGGTAAGGACGATCGGCTGATACCCCATATTGGTCAATTTGGCGATTTCCTGGTTGAGCGAATTAATAAACGCCTGCATGGTTTTGGGGTCCAGGTTTACATAAGAACCCTGCTCAGTTTTTTGCGCGGATTGCACGATAATGTTTTCCAGTTCCACATCGACGGTTATACAGGCCAGGACGCCGCTTTGGGCGAATTGTTTGGTTATTTGCCGGGAAAGCGCGTGCCGGACGTATTCGGTCAGTATTTCCGTATCTTTGGTCAAAGCTCCGTAATCGGCCAAGGTCTCAAAAATGGTAACAAGGTCGCGTATGGATACGCGTTCCCGCAAGAGGCTTGCCAATACTTTCTGCAATTCGCCCAGCGAGATTATATTGGGCATGAGTTCTTCCACCACGGCCGGATAGTTGCCGCGCACGGAATCAACCAGCGTTTGCACGTCCTGGCGGCCGAGTATTTCCGCCGCGTTGGCTTTTATGATCTCCGTTATGTGGGTGGCGAGGACAGAAATCGGGTCAACCACCGTATAGCCCAACATTTCGGCGTTTTCCCTCTCCTGTTCCTGTATCCAAATCGCCGGCAGGCCAAAAGACGGCTCCAGCGTTTCTATGCCTTCAA is drawn from Acidaminococcales bacterium and contains these coding sequences:
- the flhF gene encoding flagellar biosynthesis protein FlhF, whose translation is MRYRIFTASTMQEAVSQVKEALGRDAIILYTKKLRKGWIFGREIVEVAAVAEDEQPAVTASGNLRAASASRSEAARPASKPAAKPAGPPREIAVKSLVRAKPAAPVVEKPAAAAHSFAPAEPAASAGAVYAEMQKVIEPLVPERIVTGAAPAKPEVAAVSAAPAKEKASAATGADSLPVPKTESAEGSGEDLKSELAGIRQMLEQLLSKTKTNAANPWYDYLVKKEIAPGLAEQILKGFPASLAILNKNPGAIKKMLHDRLIDYIRPSGGIKVAVPGCKKVALVGPTGVGKTTTLAKLAAKFALADNVDTAFITADTYRIAAVEQLRTYATILNVPMDVVYSAGELKKCINRHKDKELVLIDTAGRSQHNEEQMDELKRLLEADDAIEAHLVLSTVTTYQDLLEIIDRFAGCFSDKVIFTKIDETRNIGNIFNIMHQFFELKISYVTNGQNVPDDIHPAEPQYLTNMLLRD